From the genome of Taeniopygia guttata chromosome 31, bTaeGut7.mat, whole genome shotgun sequence, one region includes:
- the LOC121468423 gene encoding RNA-binding protein 4B isoform X4 translates to MVKLFIGNLPREATEQEIRSLFEQYGKVLECDIIKNYGFVHIEDKTAAEDAIRNLHHHKLHGVCINVEASKNKSKASTKLHVGNISPACTNLELRAKFEEYGPVIECDIVKDYAFVHMERAEDAVEAIRGLDNTEFQGGPRRRRPVPGRSSG, encoded by the exons ATGGTGAAGCTGTTCATCGGGAACCTGCCGCGGGAGGCGACGGAGCAGGAGATCCGCTCCCTGTTCGAGCAGTACGGGAAGGTGCTGGAGTGCGACATCATCAAGAACTACGGCTTCGTGCACATCGAGGACAAGACGGCGGCCGAGGACGCCATCCGCAACCTGCACCACCACAAGCTGCACGGCGTCTGCATCAACGTGGAGGCCAGCAAGAACAAGAGCAAGGCCTCCACCAAGCTGCACGTGGGCAACATCAGCCCCGCCTGCACCAACCTGGAGCTGCGCGCCAAGTTCGAGGAGTATGGCCCCGTCATCGAGTGCGACATCGTCAAGGACTACGCCTTTGTGCACATGGAGCGGGCCGAGGACGCCGTAGAGGCCATCCGGGGGCTGGACAACACCGAGTTCCAAG GAGGACCCCGACGGCGACGTCCTGTGCCGGGCCGGAGCAGCGGGTGA
- the LOC121468423 gene encoding RNA-binding protein 4 isoform X1 has product MGQAPPRPRRRVAMVKLFIGNLPREATEQEIRSLFEQYGKVLECDIIKNYGFVHIEDKTAAEDAIRNLHHHKLHGVCINVEASKNKSKASTKLHVGNISPACTNLELRAKFEEYGPVIECDIVKDYAFVHMERAEDAVEAIRGLDNTEFQGKRMRVQLSTSRLRTAPGMGDKSGCYRCGKEGHWSKECPVDRPGQVADFAEAYNEQYGAVRTPYTAGYGETVYYDEAYGGMADYYKRYRVRSYATASAYDAYAEQTMAQYSQYAQYSQVQSSAMAATTAMAGRIPTTLDAYDRALLPTPGAAAAVAAAAATAAAAAASSTYYTRDRSPLRRTAAAASTVGEAYTYERGQLSPVSSVARASLYDMQRFGRDPYADRARYSAF; this is encoded by the exons ATGGGCCAGGCCCCGCCACGGCCCCGCCG GCGGGTCGCGATGGTGAAGCTGTTCATCGGGAACCTGCCGCGGGAGGCGACGGAGCAGGAGATCCGCTCCCTGTTCGAGCAGTACGGGAAGGTGCTGGAGTGCGACATCATCAAGAACTACGGCTTCGTGCACATCGAGGACAAGACGGCGGCCGAGGACGCCATCCGCAACCTGCACCACCACAAGCTGCACGGCGTCTGCATCAACGTGGAGGCCAGCAAGAACAAGAGCAAGGCCTCCACCAAGCTGCACGTGGGCAACATCAGCCCCGCCTGCACCAACCTGGAGCTGCGCGCCAAGTTCGAGGAGTATGGCCCCGTCATCGAGTGCGACATCGTCAAGGACTACGCCTTTGTGCACATGGAGCGGGCCGAGGACGCCGTAGAGGCCATCCGGGGGCTGGACAACACCGAGTTCCAAG GCAAGCGGATGCGCGTGCAGCTCTCCACCAGCCGCCTGCGGACGGCGCCCGGGATGGGAGACAAGAGCGGCTGCTACCGCTGCGGGAAGGAGGGGCACTGGTCTAAGGAGTGCCCGGTCGATCGCCCGGGGCAAGTGGCGGACTTTGCCGAGGCCTATAACGAGCAGTACGGAGCCGTGCGCACTCCCTACACCGCGGGCTATGGGGAGACCGTGTATTACGATGAGGCCTACGGCGGGATGGCCGACTACTACAAGCGCTACCGCGTCCGCTCCTACGCCACGGCCTCGGCGTACGACGCCTACGCGGAGCAGACCATGGCCCAGTACTCCCAGTATGCCCAGTACTCCCAGGTCCAGTCCTCAGCCATGGCCGCCACCACGGCCATGGCCGGCCGCATCCCCACCACCTTAGACGCGTACGACCGAGCGCTGCTGCCCACTCCGGGCGCGGCGGCCGCcgtcgccgccgccgccgccaccgccgcggccgccgccgcgtCCTCCACATATTACACCCGGGACAGGAGCCCCCTGCGCCGCACGGCCGCCGCGGCCAGCACCGTCGGAGAGGCGTACACGTACGAGCGTGGGCAGCTGTCGCCCGTCTCCTCGGTGGCCCGGGCGTCCCTCTACGACATGCAGCGCTTCGGGCGGGACCCATACGCGGACCGGGCGCGATACTCCGCCTTTTGA
- the LOC121468423 gene encoding RNA-binding protein 4 isoform X2, with protein MVKLFIGNLPREATEQEIRSLFEQYGKVLECDIIKNYGFVHIEDKTAAEDAIRNLHHHKLHGVCINVEASKNKSKASTKLHVGNISPACTNLELRAKFEEYGPVIECDIVKDYAFVHMERAEDAVEAIRGLDNTEFQGKRMRVQLSTSRLRTAPGMGDKSGCYRCGKEGHWSKECPVDRPGQVADFAEAYNEQYGAVRTPYTAGYGETVYYDEAYGGMADYYKRYRVRSYATASAYDAYAEQTMAQYSQYAQYSQVQSSAMAATTAMAGRIPTTLDAYDRALLPTPGAAAAVAAAAATAAAAAASSTYYTRDRSPLRRTAAAASTVGEAYTYERGQLSPVSSVARASLYDMQRFGRDPYADRARYSAF; from the exons ATGGTGAAGCTGTTCATCGGGAACCTGCCGCGGGAGGCGACGGAGCAGGAGATCCGCTCCCTGTTCGAGCAGTACGGGAAGGTGCTGGAGTGCGACATCATCAAGAACTACGGCTTCGTGCACATCGAGGACAAGACGGCGGCCGAGGACGCCATCCGCAACCTGCACCACCACAAGCTGCACGGCGTCTGCATCAACGTGGAGGCCAGCAAGAACAAGAGCAAGGCCTCCACCAAGCTGCACGTGGGCAACATCAGCCCCGCCTGCACCAACCTGGAGCTGCGCGCCAAGTTCGAGGAGTATGGCCCCGTCATCGAGTGCGACATCGTCAAGGACTACGCCTTTGTGCACATGGAGCGGGCCGAGGACGCCGTAGAGGCCATCCGGGGGCTGGACAACACCGAGTTCCAAG GCAAGCGGATGCGCGTGCAGCTCTCCACCAGCCGCCTGCGGACGGCGCCCGGGATGGGAGACAAGAGCGGCTGCTACCGCTGCGGGAAGGAGGGGCACTGGTCTAAGGAGTGCCCGGTCGATCGCCCGGGGCAAGTGGCGGACTTTGCCGAGGCCTATAACGAGCAGTACGGAGCCGTGCGCACTCCCTACACCGCGGGCTATGGGGAGACCGTGTATTACGATGAGGCCTACGGCGGGATGGCCGACTACTACAAGCGCTACCGCGTCCGCTCCTACGCCACGGCCTCGGCGTACGACGCCTACGCGGAGCAGACCATGGCCCAGTACTCCCAGTATGCCCAGTACTCCCAGGTCCAGTCCTCAGCCATGGCCGCCACCACGGCCATGGCCGGCCGCATCCCCACCACCTTAGACGCGTACGACCGAGCGCTGCTGCCCACTCCGGGCGCGGCGGCCGCcgtcgccgccgccgccgccaccgccgcggccgccgccgcgtCCTCCACATATTACACCCGGGACAGGAGCCCCCTGCGCCGCACGGCCGCCGCGGCCAGCACCGTCGGAGAGGCGTACACGTACGAGCGTGGGCAGCTGTCGCCCGTCTCCTCGGTGGCCCGGGCGTCCCTCTACGACATGCAGCGCTTCGGGCGGGACCCATACGCGGACCGGGCGCGATACTCCGCCTTTTGA
- the LOC121468423 gene encoding RNA-binding protein 4B isoform X5, producing the protein MGQAPPRPRRRVAMVKLFIGNLPREATEQEIRSLFEQYGKVLECDIIKNYGFVHIEDKTAAEDAIRNLHHHKLHGVCINVEASKNKSKASTKLHVGNISPACTNLELRAKFEEYGPVIECDIVKDYAFVHMERAEDAVEAIRGLDNTEFQGGPRRRRPVPGRSSG; encoded by the exons ATGGGCCAGGCCCCGCCACGGCCCCGCCG GCGGGTCGCGATGGTGAAGCTGTTCATCGGGAACCTGCCGCGGGAGGCGACGGAGCAGGAGATCCGCTCCCTGTTCGAGCAGTACGGGAAGGTGCTGGAGTGCGACATCATCAAGAACTACGGCTTCGTGCACATCGAGGACAAGACGGCGGCCGAGGACGCCATCCGCAACCTGCACCACCACAAGCTGCACGGCGTCTGCATCAACGTGGAGGCCAGCAAGAACAAGAGCAAGGCCTCCACCAAGCTGCACGTGGGCAACATCAGCCCCGCCTGCACCAACCTGGAGCTGCGCGCCAAGTTCGAGGAGTATGGCCCCGTCATCGAGTGCGACATCGTCAAGGACTACGCCTTTGTGCACATGGAGCGGGCCGAGGACGCCGTAGAGGCCATCCGGGGGCTGGACAACACCGAGTTCCAAG GAGGACCCCGACGGCGACGTCCTGTGCCGGGCCGGAGCAGCGGGTGA
- the LOC121468423 gene encoding RNA-binding protein 4B isoform X3 produces the protein MGQAPPRPRRRVAMVKLFIGNLPREATEQEIRSLFEQYGKVLECDIIKNYGFVHIEDKTAAEDAIRNLHHHKLHGVCINVEASKNKSKASTKLHVGNISPACTNLELRAKFEEYGPVIECDIVKDYAFVHMERAEDAVEAIRGLDNTEFQARPPRRRTPTATSCAGPEQRVTPGCRPPL, from the exons ATGGGCCAGGCCCCGCCACGGCCCCGCCG GCGGGTCGCGATGGTGAAGCTGTTCATCGGGAACCTGCCGCGGGAGGCGACGGAGCAGGAGATCCGCTCCCTGTTCGAGCAGTACGGGAAGGTGCTGGAGTGCGACATCATCAAGAACTACGGCTTCGTGCACATCGAGGACAAGACGGCGGCCGAGGACGCCATCCGCAACCTGCACCACCACAAGCTGCACGGCGTCTGCATCAACGTGGAGGCCAGCAAGAACAAGAGCAAGGCCTCCACCAAGCTGCACGTGGGCAACATCAGCCCCGCCTGCACCAACCTGGAGCTGCGCGCCAAGTTCGAGGAGTATGGCCCCGTCATCGAGTGCGACATCGTCAAGGACTACGCCTTTGTGCACATGGAGCGGGCCGAGGACGCCGTAGAGGCCATCCGGGGGCTGGACAACACCGAGTTCCAAG CACGGCCGCCCCGCAGGAGGACCCCGACGGCGACGTCCTGTGCCGGGCCGGAGCAGCGGGTGACGCCAGGCTGCCGCCCGCCCTTGTAG